The following are encoded in a window of Vespa crabro chromosome 2, iyVesCrab1.2, whole genome shotgun sequence genomic DNA:
- the LOC124432912 gene encoding histone H2A gives MSGRGKGGKVKGKAKSRSNRAGLQFPVGRIHRLLRKGNYAERVGAGAPVYLAAVMEYLAAEVLELAGNAARDNKKTRIIPRHLQLAIRNDEELNKLLSGVTIAQGGVLPNIQAVLLPKKTEKKA, from the coding sequence ATGTCTGGACGCGGAAAAGGCGGTAAAGTGAAGGGAAAGGCAAAGTCTCGCTCAAACAGAGCCGGATTACAATTTCCAGTTGGCCGTATTCATCGGCttttaagaaaaggaaattacGCTGAACGCGTTGGAGCCGGAGCACCGGTTTATTTGGCTGCTGTTATGGAGTATTTAGCCGCTGAAGTTTTGGAATTGGCTGGTAATGCTGCTCGTGACAATAAGAAGACTAGAATTATTCCAAGACACTTGCAATTGGCAATCCGTAATGACGAGGAATTGAACAAATTGTTGTCTGGTGTTACCATCGCTCAAGGTGGTGTTTTGCCAAACATTCAAGCTGTATTATTACCGAAAAAGACTGAAAAGAAAgcttaa
- the LOC124432911 gene encoding intraflagellar transport protein 172 homolog — translation MLLKYLGTIVSSHECENKVVSIVWSPNNQKLAVASTDRSIYLFDDNGVKKDRFSTKPVEPKFGKKSYLIKGIAFSPDSIKIAVGQTDCMVYVYKIGEEWGEKKVICNKFKQSSAVTCLTWPTEGPIIVGLVDGKVRAAFIKTHKIQTLYTADAMTIALATNIRGTGFLSSHADGSIIKYYVADDGNVEPSGRVCTHNVPAYALAWSQAHIMTAGCDKKITFYESHGKLVKTFDYSRENGEKEMTVACCSPSGQSIAIGSWDRIRIFDWIPRRGIWEEAKIKELPNFYTITALAWRKDGSRLIVGGLCGAVEQFETILRRTLVRGSHEVAYVGPSQVIVRPLNGASQPVVIRSRTGNEIEDVKILGRKDNNIVARTSTTLLITDIEQNLISEIPWEDRSNNEKFFFEYPGVCLIFCAGELTIVEYGKNEILGSVRTEAINPHVVSIRINERHVPGMADNKRLAYLLDPRTVRIIDFITGVTISMIIHDVRVDWLELSETGHRLLSRDKRGRLWLSDDQGGRTLLLTGVGFVSWVPGSDVVVAQTGQTIAVWYNVDAPEAATLIHVRGDAVDIVRENDQTSVIVEEMGNRVSYLLDEGLIEFGTALHDNDFGRVVLFLEELGDTPQAEAMWENVARNAMAARQLSIAARCYAALGDVACSKFLREIVNVGEKYAMETGNDSLTSPDCWAMLAILNGELKTAEVIYLEQNELDKALDMYQKYWNWEDALNLAQNRGWSGLTELKNRHLKWLLDNGQTAKAAAIIETDNPQRAMKLYLESRRPGRAARLLLVNNELLEDTTIVKEVIRALKATDLMELAGEILERTSDATDAIKCYAEAGVYARALELARKIDPTSVVILEKEWGKHLAANGHYDAAINHFIEAGETVLALNAAIDARQWRKALQIMQVVEDDDPQIRKQCEKLGEYFESIGDKNLAEKLFLRAQNPRRAIDTHIQSGNWSRAHEVAIEYMNAEEANEVLAKHAETLEQTGDLRHAETLYVAIGEYDSAIAMYRKAGQRNDMIRLVGKYRSELLQTTHAHLARELDAAGKPREAEEHFLGANDWRGAVASYRSANMWEDALRVAKQSSGEKAAHQVALMWSRTLVPELGARLLMRLTYFEPCLQIACEAGIFDWALEIAKYGTSDQKKEIHYKKAMALEDEGRFTEAEKEFIQAGKAMEAVQMYIHTRDWEAAEDVAQSHIPEALNQVLVARATEAAEAQDYSLAESLLLRAHKPEIIVDHYKKAGMWSEALRVCREYLPSQEAALRRELGQKSAGIDGLNALEEAQKWLEVGEVRAALDILILDPQASRASLIRAAEIVLHQADPEIAIEIGGNLGSRLFDAGEHALSAQVFLQADRIKDAINTLAAVNEWERARRIVRELAPELEPYLEGKYKDAMIRDGEIEKLVEVDASAALEMLAQKGQWDQVFEAASMQSPELLHKYVAQRAAQLLKSHSPVHALRLYMQYGALPIPQYFNLYLQLSETVLNSDETYNEYKYLSQLRSILFELCKNLESSSASGAKFHKFLEASHYSAVRCGCRSFTGLSGIVTKTSITLIRYSDILLPDRCYYDAGMDARSNGLTSEAFIFLNHFLDLEECIEEGDSNILDVDDLRVTDFPLQVPLPANLSMTKEQREEAREWVLAISMDQKVEQGLPIDQRGIYVGSLTSSMSNSIPLQECTLTGYPIRGPVIRFEENNRVTDRDDWTKLVNIARQTSPDSALNDIILFIQDWCGTVPTYSF, via the exons ATGTTACTTAAATATTTAGGAACAATTGTATCGTCACAC gAATGTGAAAACAAAGTTGTTAGCATAGTTTGGTCACCTAATAATCAAAAACTTGCTGTTGCTTCTACTGATCGTTCAATCTATTTGTTTGATGATAATGGTGTCAAAAAGGATAGATTTTCTACCAAACCTGTGGAACCAAAg TTTGGTAAAAAGAGTTATCTCATTAAGGGTATAGCATTTTCTCCagattcgataaaaatagcTGTAGGTCAAACTGACTGTATGGTTTATGTCTATAAAATTGGTGAAGAAtg GGGTGAAAAGAAAGTTATATGcaataaatttaaacaaagttCAGCAGTCACTTGCTTAACATGGCCTACAGAAGGGCCCATTATAGTTGGTCTTGTGGATGGCAAGGTCCGTGCTGCATTTATAAAAACTCACAAAATACAAACCCTGTATACGGCGGATGCCATGACAATTGCATTGGCTACAAA TATTCGAGGAACTGGCTTTTTATCAAGTCATGCAGATGgtagtattataaaatattacgtagCAGATGATGGAAATGTTGAACCCTCAGGCCGTGTTTGTACTCACAATGTACCAGCATATGCTTTAGCCTGGTCTCAAGCTCATATTATGACAGCAGGTTGTGATAAAAAGATAACTTTTTACGAATCACATGGAAAACTTGTTAAAACTTTTGATTATAGTAGAGAGAAcggtgaaaaagaaatgacagtTGCATGTTGTAGTCCCAGTGGACAAAGTATTGCCATAGGTTCATGGGacagaataagaatatttgaTTGGATTCCTCGCCGAGGAATTTGGGAGGAAgcaaagataaaagaattgcCAAATTTCTATACAATAACAGCATTGGCGTGGAGAAAGGATGGTTCAAGATTAATTGTTGGTGGTTTGTGCGGTGCTGTAGAACAATttgaaacaatattaagaCGTACTCTTGTTAGGGGAAGTCATGAGGTAGCTTATGTTGGTCCTAGCCAAGTTATTGTTCGACCATTGAACGGTGCTAGTCAACCAGTTGTAATTAGATCACGTACGGGAAATGAGATAGAAGATGTAAAGATCTTAGGCCGCAAGGACAATAATATTGTGGCACGTACATCAACAACATTATTGATTACTGATATTGAACAAAATCTTATTAGTGAAATACCTTGGGAAGATAGGagcaataatgaaaaattctttttcgaatATCCTGGAGTTTGTTTGATATTTTGCGCTGGCGAATTAACAATTGTTGAATATGgtaaaaatgaaatacttGGATCTGTTAGAACTGAAGCGATAAATCCTCATGTTGTTAGCATAAGAATTAATGAAAGACACGTGCCTGGTATGGcagataataaaagattagCATATCTTTTAGATCCACGAACAGTacgtataatcgattttataacGGGCGTTACTATCAGTATGATAATACATGACGTACGAGTAGATTGGTTGGAATTAAGCGAAACAGGGCACAGACTTCTATCACGAGATAAGAGAGGAAGATTATGGTTAAGTGATGATCAAGGAGGTAGAACTTTATTGCTGACAGGAGTAGGTTTTGTATCTTGGGTACCTGGAAGTGACGTTGTTGTAGCACAAACAGGTCAAACAATAGCAGTATGGTATAATGTTGATGCTCCGGAAGCAGCAACGCTTATACACGTTCGTGGTGACGCTGTAGATATCGTTAGAGAAAATGATCAAACATCGGTGATAGTCGAAGAGATGGGTAACAGAGTATCTTATTTACTTGATGAAGGACTGATTGAATTTGGTACGGCATTACATGATAATGATTTTGGAAGGGTAGTCTTGTTTTTAGAAGAGTTAGGTGATACTCCACAAGCTGAAGCTATGTGGGAAAATGTTGCAAGAAATGCTATGGCTGCTAGACAGTTATCAATTGCAGCACGATGTTATGCTGCTCTTGGTGATGTAGCTTGTTCGAAATTTCTTAGAGAAATTGTCAATGTTGGAGAAAAATATGCAATGGAGACAGGTAATGATTCATTGACAAGTCCAGATTGTTGGGCAATGCTGGCAATATTGAATGGAGAATTGAAAACTGCAGAAGTCATTTATCTAGAACAAAATGAATTAGATAAAGCTTTGGATATGTATCAAAAATATTGGAATTGGGAGGATGCATTAAATTTAGCACAAAATCGTGGTTGGTCTGGTTTAACGGAGCTAAAAAATCGTCATTTAAAATGGTTACTCGATAATGGACAAACAGCCAAAGCAGCAGCTATAATAGAAACAGATAATCCACAACGTGCAATGAAACTTTATTTAGAATCTCGTAGACCAGGACGTGCAGCTAGATTATTATTggttaataatgaattattagagGATACAACGATCGTGAAGGAAGTAATACGAGCTTTAAAGGCAACTGATTTGATGGAATTAGCGGGAGAAATTTTAGAAAGGACATCCGATGCTACCGACGCAATTAAATGTTATGCCGAAGCTGGTGTATATGCGAGAGCGTTAGAGTTGGCTCGTAAAATCGATCCAACGTCCGTTGTTATTTTAGAAAAGGAATGGGGAAAACATTTAGCTGCAAATGGTCATTACGATGCCgcaataaatcattttatcgaaGCAGGTGAAACTGTTCTTGCTTTAAATGCAGCGATTGATGCCCGACAATGGAGAAAAGCATTACAAATTATGCAAGTTGTCGAAGACGATGATCCACAAATACGTAAGCAATGTGAAAAACTTGGAGAATATTTTGAATCAATAGGAGATAAAAATTTAGCCGAAAAGTTATTTTTACGAGCACAGAATCCCCGAAGGGCAATTGATACTCATATACAATCTGGCAATTGGAGTCGTGCACACGAGGTAGCCATAGAATATATGAACGCTGAAGAAGCTAATGAGGTTCTTGCAAAACATGCAGAGACCTTAGAACAAACTGGTGATTTACGACATGCCGAAACACTTTATGTAGCAATCGGAGAATATGACTCAGCAATAGCGATGTATAGGAAGGCTGGTCAACGTAATGACATGATAAGATTAGTTGGAAAATATAGATCAGAGTTACTTCAAACTACTCATGCTCATTTGGCGCGTGAGTTGGATGCCGCAGGCAAACCGCGAGAAGCTGAAGAACACTTTTTAGGAGCTAATGATTGGCGAGGTGCTGTGGCATCTTATAGATCAGCCAATATGTGGGAAGATGCTTTACGTGTTGCAAAACAATCTTCCGGAGAAAAGGCTGCACACCAG GTTGCTTTAATGTGGTCACGTACATTGGTACCAGAATTAGGTGCCAGATTGTTAATGCGTTTAACATACTTTGAGCCTTGTCTTCAAATTGCATGTGAAGCAGGTATATTCGATTGGGCTTTAGAAATTGCAAAGTATGGTACGTCtgatcaaaagaaagaaattcattataaaaaagcTATGGCATTGGAAGACGAAGGAAGATTTACCGAagcagaaaaagaatttattcaaGCTGGAAAAGCCATGGAAGCtgtacaaatgtatatacatactcgAGATTGGGAAGCTGCGGAGGATGTTGCACAGTCTCATATTCCAGAAGCATTAAATCAAGTTCTTGTTGCAAGAGCTACTGAAGCAGCTGAAGCACAAGATTACAGTCTTGCAGAATCTCTTCTTTTAAGAGCACACAAACCAGAGATAATAGTAGATCATTATAAG aaagcTGGTATGTGGTCCGAAGCATTGAGAGTATGTCGAGAATATTTACCGAGTCAAGAAGCTGCGCTTCGTCGAGAATTAGGACAAAAAAGCGCAGGGATCGATGGCTTGAATGCTTTAGAAGAAGCTCAAAAGTGGTTAGAAGTTGGCGAAGTACGTGCTGCGTTGGACATTCTTATCCTAGATCCCCAAGCATCGAGAGCTTCTTTAATCCGGGCAGCTGAAATTGTTCTTCATCAAGCTGATCCAGAAATTGCTATAGAAATTGGTGGTAATTTAGGATCACGTTTATTTGATGCCGGTGAACATGCTCTATCCGCTCAg GTCTTTTTACAAGCTGACAGGATCAAAGATGCCATTAACACTTTAGCTGCGGTAAACGAATGGGAAAGAGCTCGACGTATAGTAAGAGAACTCGCTCCAGAGTTGGAACCATATTTGGAAGGGAAGTACAAGGATGCCATGATAAGGGATGGTGAAATAGAAAAACTAGTTGAAGTTGATGCCAGTGCTGCTTTAGAAATGCTCGCACAAAAAGGTCAATGGGATCAAGTGTTCGAAGCGGCCAGTATGCAAAGTCCAGAATTATTACACAAATATGTCGCACAACGTGCAGCCCAATTATTAAAGTCACATTCACCAGTACATGCTCTTAGACTTTATATGCAATATGGCGCATTACCAATTCCACAATACTTTAATCTTTATCTTCAATTATCCGAAACCGTTCTAAATTCCGACGAGACATATAACGAGTACAAATATTTATCACAATTACGGAGCATCCTATTtgaattatgtaaaaatttgGAATCATCCTCGGCGAGCGGTGcgaaatttcataaatttctaGAGGCATCTCATTATTCCGCAGTCAGATGCGGATGTCGATCGTTCACAGGATTATCAGGAATAGTAACTAAAACTTCGATTACTCTTATACGTTATTCCGACATTTTGTTACCAGATCGTTGCTACTATGATGCCGGTATGGATGCACGATCTAATGGCTTAACTAGCGaagcatttatatttttaaatcattttttggATCTCGAAGAATGCATAGAAGAAGGGGATAGTAATATTCTCGATGTTGATGACCTTAGAGTAACAGATTTTCCATTGCAAGTACCTTTACCGGCTAATCTTAGCATGACGAAGGAGCAACGAGAAGAAGCTAGAGAATGGGTATTAGCAATTTCTATGGATCAAAAAGTAGAACAAGGCTTGCCTATCGATCAACGTGGAATTTATGTCGGTTCGTTAACAAGTTCTATGAGCAATTCAATACCATTACAAGAATGTACGCTAACAGGATATCCGATTCGTGGTCCAGTAATTAgatttgaagaaaataatcgtgTAACTGATCGCGACGATTGGACTAAATTAGTTAACATTGCCCGACAAACATCGCCTGATTCTGCgttaaacgatattatattatttatacaagaTTGGTGCGGTACCGTTCCAACTTAttcgttttga
- the LOC124432918 gene encoding histone H2B-like: MPPKASGKAVKKAGKAQKNISKTDKKKKRKRKESYAIYIYKVLKQVHPDTGISSKAMSIMNSFVNDVFERIAAEASRLAHYNKRSTITSREIQTAVRLLLPGELAKHAVSEGTKAVTKYTSSK, translated from the coding sequence ATGCCGCCAAAAGCCAGTGGTAAAGCAGTGAAGAAAGCTGGTAAGGCACAAAAGAATATCAGTAAAAccgacaagaagaaaaaaagaaagaggaaggaaagttatgccatttatatttacaaagtaCTCAAACAAGTTCATCCTGATACCGGAATTTCAAGCAAAGCTATGAGTATTATGAATAGTTTCGTTAACGACGTTTTCGAACGTATAGCTGCTGAAGCTTCAAGATTGGCTCATTACAACAAACGCTCGACTATAACTTCCCGAGAGATACAAACTGCCGTACGACTTTTACTTCCAGGTGAACTCGCTAAACACGCCGTTAGCGAAGGCACCAAAGCTGTTACTAAATACACCAGTTCAAAATGA
- the LOC124422070 gene encoding upstream stimulatory factor 1-like isoform X2 — MVLEEAEIIDTDGNIEITSEDDNVQYQFCQINRNESAVAYRVVQVSDNHLDNNELSIATPVNNTVQVLTSPINGQFYLLSSDNEVLTSDSGRNVIPRVAKVQIETSENLVPGIKKRDERRRVTHNEVEKRRRDKINNWIFKLGKLLPDNENGINGGDIKATSELQSKGDILARACEYITELREIREKYAQNLEENTQLLEEAKALRQVATQLRKDNYQLKSQLSNNTNYILGT, encoded by the exons ATGGTTTTGGAGGAAGCTGAAATAATAGATACTGATGGTAACATAGAAATTACATCAGAAGATGATAATGTTCAATATCAATTTTGTCagataaatagaaacgaaagTGCTGTGGCTTATCGTGTTGTACAAGTTAGTGATAATCATTTGGACAATAATGAATTATCCATAGCAACGCCTGTAAATAATACCGTACAAGTTTTGACTTCCCCAATAAATGGACAGTTTTATTTGTTGAGTAGTGATAATGAAGTGCTTACCTCAGATTCCGGAAGGAATGTAATACCTCGCGTTGCCAAAGTACAAATAGAAACATCTGAGAATCTTGTTCCAGGTATCAAAAAA agagacgaaagaagaagagtaacGCATAACGAAGTAGAAAAGCGTAGAAGAGACAAGATCAACAATTGGATCTTCAAATTGGGAAAGCTTTTACCAGATAATGAAAATGGCATTAACGGAGGAGATATAAAAGCTACTTCTGAATTACAA AGCAAGGGTGATATTCTAGCACGAGCATGCGAATACATAACGGAATTACGAGAGATTCGAGAGAAGTATGCTCAAAATTTAGAAGAGAATACGCAGTTGTTAGAGGAAGCCAAAGCTCTCAGACAAGTTGCGACTCAATTGAGAAAAGATAATTACCAATTAAAATCACAATTGTCTAATAATACCAATTATATCCTAGGCACTTAA
- the LOC124432913 gene encoding uncharacterized protein LOC124432913 isoform X2, with protein sequence MLDRKQTSIKTSEVEKRAVIWDTSNEYYKDKNKKNAAWDEICSTLSRNYKTECPTQKKLILQDIISKWRSIRDNYIRSLKKQTEICKSCSGVKKMKPYIYGNQLSFLKKNKELQNTDDNSKDNIQKVIQYKEISDAEEDIELNIHGTSISTTSVIPTKRKRFDIERSLMDFMYANMTKKSPVEEDEDLAFFYSLLSSVKTLTADQKFIFRLKIMQYLQNLKN encoded by the exons ATGTTAGATCGTAAACAAACGAGCATTAAAACGAG cgaagtagaaaaaagagcTGTAATATGGGATACCTCCAATGAGtattataaggataaaaacaaaaaaaatgcagCGTGGGATGAAATATGTTCTACTTTATcgagaaattataaaacagaATGCCCAACgcagaaaaaattaattt tacaagatataatatcgaaatggAGATCAATCCGGGACAATTATATCCGtagtttaaaaaaacaaaccgAGATTTGTAAATCTTGTTCGggtgtaaaaaaaatgaaaccaTATATTTACGGAAAccaattatcatttttaaagaaaaataaagaattgcAAAATACGGATGATAATTCAAAAGATAATATTCAGAAAGTGAtccaatataaagaaattagtGATGCAGAAGAGGATATTGAATTAAACATACATGGAACATCCATTTCTACT ACCTCGGTAATACCAACTAAAAGAAAGCGATTTGATATTGAACGGTCATTGATGGACTTCATGTATGCTAACATGACGAAAAAGAGTCCAGTGGAAGAGGACGAGGATTTggcatttttttattcattacttTCGTCGGTAAAAACCTTAACTGCGGatcaaaaatttatctttcgcTTGAAAATAATGCAATATTTGCAAAATCTCAAAAATTGA
- the LOC124432914 gene encoding histone H2B-like → MPPKASGKAVKKAGKAQKNISKADKKKKRKRKESYAIYIYKVLKQVHPDTGISSKAMSIMNSFVNDVFERIAAEASRLAHYNKRSTITSREIQTAVRLLLPGELAKHAVSEGTKAVTKYTSSK, encoded by the coding sequence ATGCCGCCAAAAGCCAGTGGCAAGGCCGTAAAGAAAGCTGGAAAGGCTCAAAAGAATATTAGCAAAgctgataaaaagaaaaaaaggaaaaggaaggaaagctacgccatttatatttataaagtacTTAAACAAGTTCATCCTGATACCGGAATTTCAAGCAAAGCTATGAGTATTATGAATAGTTTTGTCAATGACGTTTTCGAACGAATAGCTGCCGAAGCTTCGAGATTGGCTCATTATAATAAACGCTCGACTATAACTTCCCGAGAGATACAAACTGCCGTACGACTTTTACTTCCAGGTGAACTCGCTAAACATGCCGTTAGCGAAGGCACCAAAGCTGTTACTAAGTATACCAGTTCAAAATGA
- the LOC124432913 gene encoding uncharacterized protein LOC124432913 isoform X1 — protein MLDRKQTSIKTRTNVGHVATHVLYCILVNTADSRERTVSRPLRGNRAGEVEKRAVIWDTSNEYYKDKNKKNAAWDEICSTLSRNYKTECPTQKKLILQDIISKWRSIRDNYIRSLKKQTEICKSCSGVKKMKPYIYGNQLSFLKKNKELQNTDDNSKDNIQKVIQYKEISDAEEDIELNIHGTSISTTSVIPTKRKRFDIERSLMDFMYANMTKKSPVEEDEDLAFFYSLLSSVKTLTADQKFIFRLKIMQYLQNLKN, from the exons ATGTTAGATCGTAAACAAACGAGCATTAAAACGAG AACGAACGTTGGACACGTCGCGACGCACGTTCTGTATTGTATACTCGTGAATACAGCGGATTCGCGCGAACGTACAGTCAGTCGTCCGTTGCGTGGCAATCGTGCTGG cgaagtagaaaaaagagcTGTAATATGGGATACCTCCAATGAGtattataaggataaaaacaaaaaaaatgcagCGTGGGATGAAATATGTTCTACTTTATcgagaaattataaaacagaATGCCCAACgcagaaaaaattaattt tacaagatataatatcgaaatggAGATCAATCCGGGACAATTATATCCGtagtttaaaaaaacaaaccgAGATTTGTAAATCTTGTTCGggtgtaaaaaaaatgaaaccaTATATTTACGGAAAccaattatcatttttaaagaaaaataaagaattgcAAAATACGGATGATAATTCAAAAGATAATATTCAGAAAGTGAtccaatataaagaaattagtGATGCAGAAGAGGATATTGAATTAAACATACATGGAACATCCATTTCTACT ACCTCGGTAATACCAACTAAAAGAAAGCGATTTGATATTGAACGGTCATTGATGGACTTCATGTATGCTAACATGACGAAAAAGAGTCCAGTGGAAGAGGACGAGGATTTggcatttttttattcattacttTCGTCGGTAAAAACCTTAACTGCGGatcaaaaatttatctttcgcTTGAAAATAATGCAATATTTGCAAAATCTCAAAAATTGA
- the LOC124422038 gene encoding histone-lysine N-methyltransferase SETMAR-like: MLRKVYGVETVHDKEIEEWFKRFQDGQNLFESDTSVPKLSILSESIERVRIAIKQNRRITIQQLMDDLEISRNIIIEILIYNLNMIRVFKRFVPRILSQYMKDIRMEIAEDNLETVRKNPELLKKIITGNETWICGHEYISNTELPSSHWMPYQSKKPRFNSNIKVLLLVFFDYEGIVHYEFAPPYQMIDKEYYQKVLDRLYTAVRLKRSQLWSIGNWVIHHDVTVRTCNIIREFLTKHAIIELQQPPYSPDISPCDYWLFPRLNKALKGSQFNNVKELEENVTKQLMLIPKVEFEESLKNWEKRWEKVVDMKGNYFQSDCNSIDGED; this comes from the coding sequence ATGCTTCGTAAGGTATATGGGGTTGAGACTGTTCATgacaaagaaatagaagaatggTTTAAACGATTTCAAGATGGGCAAAATTTGTTTGAAAGTGATACTAGTGTTCcaaaattatcgatacttTCAGAAAGTATTGAACGCGTTCGAATTGCGATAAAACAAAATCGTCGTATAACAATCCAACAGTTAATGGACGATCTTGAAATTTCaagaaacattattatcgaaattttaatatataatctgAATATGATTCGGGTGTTTAAAAGATTCGTACCGCGGATACTTTCGCAATATATGAAGGACATTAGAATGGAAATCGCCGAGGATAATTTGGAAACGGTAAGAAAAAATCCtgaattattgaaaaagataataactggGAATGAAACATGGATCTGTGGTCACGAATATATTTCCAATACGGAACTTCCATCTTCTCATTGGATGCCGTATCAATCGAAAAAACCACgttttaattcaaatataaaagtattactCCTAGTTTTTTTCGATTACGAAGGAATTGTCCATTATGAATTTGCTCCGCCATATCAAATGATTGATAAGGAATATTACCAAAAGGTCCTCGACAGATTATATACTGCTGTTAGATTAAAACGTTCCCAATTGTGGAGTATTGGTAATTGGGTGATACATCACGACGTAACTGTCCGTACTTGCAATATCATAAGGGAATTTTTAACGAAACACGCAATAATTGAATTACAACAACCTCCTTATAGTCCGGATATATCTCCGTGCGATTACTGGCTATTTCCCAGATTAAACAAGGCCTTGAAGGGAAGCcaatttaataacgttaaggaATTAGAAGAGAATGTGACGAAACAGCTAATGCTCATTCCAAAAGTTGAATTCGAGGAGAGTTTAAAAAATTGGGAAAAACGATGGGAAAAGGTAGTGGATATGAAAgggaattattttcaaagtgATTGCAACTCTATCGACGGTGAAGATTAG
- the LOC124422070 gene encoding upstream stimulatory factor 1-like isoform X1, whose amino-acid sequence MEIIHHFGRIEESTDEGTICDDNIGMVLEEAEIIDTDGNIEITSEDDNVQYQFCQINRNESAVAYRVVQVSDNHLDNNELSIATPVNNTVQVLTSPINGQFYLLSSDNEVLTSDSGRNVIPRVAKVQIETSENLVPGIKKRDERRRVTHNEVEKRRRDKINNWIFKLGKLLPDNENGINGGDIKATSELQSKGDILARACEYITELREIREKYAQNLEENTQLLEEAKALRQVATQLRKDNYQLKSQLSNNTNYILGT is encoded by the exons ATGGAAATTATACATCATTTTGGTCGAATAGAAGAGAG TACAGACGAGGGAACAATCTGTGACGATAACATCGGGATGGTTTTGGAGGAAGCTGAAATAATAGATACTGATGGTAACATAGAAATTACATCAGAAGATGATAATGTTCAATATCAATTTTGTCagataaatagaaacgaaagTGCTGTGGCTTATCGTGTTGTACAAGTTAGTGATAATCATTTGGACAATAATGAATTATCCATAGCAACGCCTGTAAATAATACCGTACAAGTTTTGACTTCCCCAATAAATGGACAGTTTTATTTGTTGAGTAGTGATAATGAAGTGCTTACCTCAGATTCCGGAAGGAATGTAATACCTCGCGTTGCCAAAGTACAAATAGAAACATCTGAGAATCTTGTTCCAGGTATCAAAAAA agagacgaaagaagaagagtaacGCATAACGAAGTAGAAAAGCGTAGAAGAGACAAGATCAACAATTGGATCTTCAAATTGGGAAAGCTTTTACCAGATAATGAAAATGGCATTAACGGAGGAGATATAAAAGCTACTTCTGAATTACAA AGCAAGGGTGATATTCTAGCACGAGCATGCGAATACATAACGGAATTACGAGAGATTCGAGAGAAGTATGCTCAAAATTTAGAAGAGAATACGCAGTTGTTAGAGGAAGCCAAAGCTCTCAGACAAGTTGCGACTCAATTGAGAAAAGATAATTACCAATTAAAATCACAATTGTCTAATAATACCAATTATATCCTAGGCACTTAA
- the LOC124432915 gene encoding histone H4, protein MTGRGKGGKGLGKGGAKRHRKVLRDNIQGITKPAIRRLARRGGVKRISGLIYEETRGVLKVFLENVIRDAVTYTEHAKRKTVTAMDVVYALKRQGRTLYGFGG, encoded by the coding sequence ATGACTGGTCGCGGTAAGGGAGGAAAAGGATTGGGAAAGGGAGGTGCCAAGCGGCATAGGAAGGTTCTTCGTGATAATATTCAAGGAATTACTAAACCCGCAATTCGTCGTTTGGCTCGTCGTGGTGGTGTCAAACGTATATCCGGATTGATTTACGAAGAAACTCGTGGCGTTTTGAAAGTCTTCCTTGAAAACGTCATCCGCGATGCAGTAACTTATACTGAACATGCTAAAAGAAAGACTGTCACGGCTATGGACGTCGTTTATGCATTGAAACGACAAGGACGTACACTTTATGGTTTTGGTGGTTAA